One Bombus vancouverensis nearcticus chromosome 7, iyBomVanc1_principal, whole genome shotgun sequence DNA window includes the following coding sequences:
- the LOC117164259 gene encoding DNA damage-regulated autophagy modulator protein 1, translating to MSYGKLHVLPLSLFILIPVTFLITYTMSVQWDHVVPGFPYISETGTLSPESCIFAQFLNIAALLLACCVYIRHRQVSQWQFERGNDLVSKKIVVVTAWCGVLGCFGLDILANFQEARVVAAHMIGAMTCFTAGTIYFCLQTYLSHKMVPAVNGRIVVYIRAALSVLTLILTITTILPGYISMLEFQGDDYKKWLPTDGGWAWHVASAISEWVLAIVYCVFLLTFVPEFRLINFEDPVVTLIYLDKDQDLKLPHKLNPPVQES from the exons ATACACTATGTCGGTGCAATGGGACCACGTAGTACCAGGATTTCCGTACATATCGGAAACAGGCACCTTGTCTCCGGAATCGTGTATATTTGCCCAATTCCTTAATATAGCTGCGTTACTCC TCGCCTGTTGCGTATACATTAGACATCGACAAGTTTCCCAATGGCAATTCGAAAGGGGCAACGATCTCGTTAGCAAGAAAATCGTTGTTGTGACGGCATGGTGCGGCGTTCTAGGTTGCTTTGGACTCGATATTCTGGCGAATTTTCAAGAAGCCCGTGTTGTCGCGGCTCATATGATCGGAGCAATGACTTGTTTCACGGCTGGAACCATTTACTTTTGCCTGCAG ACATATTTAAGTCACAAAATGGTACCAGCAGTGAATGGCAGAATTGTAGTATACATTCGTGCAGCACTTTCGGTGTTGACGCTAATTTTGACAATTACCACGATCCTACCTGGCTACATTTCAATGTTAGAATTTCAAG GCGATGATTACAAGAAATGGCTGCCAACCGACGGTGGCTGGGCTTGGCATGTCGCTAGTGCCATTTCCGAGTGGGTTCTAGCGATTGTTTATTGCGTTTTCCTGCTAACGTTCGTGCCAGAATTTCGATTAATCAATTTCGAGGATCCTGTGGTTACG TTGATATATCTAGACAAGGATCAAGATTTGAAATTACCACACAAGCTAAATCCACCAGTTCAAGAATCCTAA
- the LOC117164260 gene encoding uncharacterized protein LOC117164260, whose amino-acid sequence MDKEDFLVNLHYLPIILFISLPSVFILTYIIAVLLGHVEAEFPYISDAATYAPESCIFAQFINMIAMLMSFLVYIRYSQVKECSSTFRLQHSLPKWNHWALIFGLISTFGLSVVANFQETSVIVVHFIGALLCFGGGTAYFWTQAVCSFYLHPLGCSLKLAHLRAALSTFCTVCFVVTLITGVLARLAYKGTNPRKWYKEDGGWELHVASTITEWLCAAAFCVYILTFTEEFRDVKVTHPKVGRGAGGYVNLLSHSPVNTPCPGYRYRESREALLDEVTPLIATTPPSTCDVERRTDVLCPVQIHVHDPTICERRRQTSEQNEAESRQKWGEDHSRNWIDLDENVLDGYILMDDSCLESGIVPDETQEIPYPEGAIEVDDENDDADSHGKEDSSIYSKTRVVTRRPREDFDLSTTYPMANSHENAYKESSSHTRYSEIYSELTVKNYLDANREEVTNYSVANSHGDHSVSSENRERSFRENAESDQLGWDIRQQTNYEVANSHSNYRVFYDSQTQPRELLQTACWPIESWREHLSSNNRVLEDQKQKSASIGQMCDNESTKTNHSGAKSDPSSEPACDIEQCLVQIEESLLNIEQNLLHVQDLDIPELRNLLYKSPSIEKSLYEVQDLLYADGIVPVINKRKSLGSEDEDDDEEEDEEEEEEEEEEVWIGHNITMKDDNEDDDAGAGAFDASNEESSDTTNIEENNQSGSVDDRSNTDCIDGSTIFREETADPNCNHEKAINFIPNSLNKTLPRRIVLEGAKENIRLCSSEPEEPITIDYNLNTTCAEKKLFCRDKCHSRTNSLDENSTFSNLDSTDKRDTGKSSLQNLLFESTNGNFPDLTGKARSEEMLQTPQNKSIMTNKKRLNEKRWTIIDAKTEDFRRKIESISSNRCFAMSNVNEQKRAKISKEITVNTPRPREKSPNRTKRTSVSVEKMQEKEKESGGGKSSDKRKRKKISSRSQSSSENALVPSKLISLSLSLLLAALLQAVRCLTDLVEDAFRSVSYDRSGLLQ is encoded by the exons ATGGACAAGGAGGATTTCCTGGTCAACCTCCATTATCTTCCGATTATCCTGTTCATTTCGTTGCCTTCTGTCTTTATTTTGAC TTACATAATAGCAGTTCTATTGGGTCATGTGGAAGCCGAGTTTCCTTACATCTCGGATGCAGCTACTTATGCACCGGAAAGCTGCATATTCGCCCAGTTTATCAACATGATCGCGATGCTCA TGTCGTTCCTCGTCTACATAAGATACTCTCAAGTGAAAGAATGTTCGAGTACGTTTAGGTTGCAACATTCTCTACCGAAATGGAATCATTGGGCCTTGATTTTTGGCCTAATATCGACGTTTGGCCTCTCGGTGGTCGCAAACTTTCAAGAAACATCTGTCATAGTGGTACACTTTATTGGCGCTCTTCTATGTTTCGGTGGTGGAACTGCATACTTTTGGACACAG GCCGTGTGTTCGTTCTACCTGCATCCGCTCGGATGTTCGTTGAAACTGGCTCACCTTCGGGCGGCATTATCCACCTTTTGCACCGTTTGTTTCGTCGTAACTCTCATCACTGGCGTGCTGGCACGCTTGGCCTATAAGG GTACGAATCCTCGGAAATGGTACAAGGAAGATGGCGGATGGGAATTGCACGTGGCTAGCACTATCACTGAATGGCTGTGCGCTGCAGCATTCTGCGTGTACATTTTGACATTCACCGAAGAATTTCGCGATGTTAAAGTCACTCATCCAAAGGTAG GCAGAGGCGCCGGTGGTTACGTCAATCTCCTCTCACACTCTCCAGTAAACACTCCATGTCCCGGTTACAGGTACCGTGAATCCCGTGAGGCCCTTTTAGACGAGGTCACACCACTGATTGCGACCACACCGCCATCCACTTGCGACGTCGAGAGGAGAACCGACGTCCTCTGCCCGGTGCAAATACATGTACACGATCCTACGATATGCGAACGACGAAGACAGACGAGCGAACAGAATGAAGCAGAAAGTAGACAAAAATGGGGTGAAGATCATTCAAGGAATTGGATCGATTTGGATGAAAATGTCTTGGATGGTTACATACTCATGGATGATTCCTGTTTAGAGTCTGGTATCGTGCCTGATGAAACGCAAGAAATTCCCTACCCAGAAGGAGCAATAGAAGTAGACGACGAGAACGATGACGCTGATAGTCACGGTAAAGAGGACTCTTCCATTTACAGCAAGACAAGAGTAGTTACGAGAAGGCCTCGAGAAGATTTCGATCTAAGTACGACCTATCCTATGGCAAACAGTCACGAAAACGCTTACAAAGAATCCAGCAGTCACACTAGGTATAGCGAGATATATTCGGAATTGACCGTTAAGAATTACCTGGATGCTAATCGAGAAGAAGTGACCAATTATTCAGTAGCCAACAGTCATGGTGATCATAGTGTGTCGTCGGAGAACAGAGAACGAAGTTTCAGAGAAAACGCGGAAAGTGATCAGTTAGGTTGGGACATTAGACAGCAGACCAACTATGAGGTAGCCAATAGTCACAGTAACTATAGAGTGTTTTATGACAGTCAAACGCAGCCGAGAGAATTGTTACAGACGGCTTGCTGGCCGATCGAATCCTGGAGAGAACATTTAAGCTCTAATAATCGCGTGTTGGAAGATCAGAAGCAGAAATCAGCGAGTATTGGACAGATGTGTGATAATGAATCTACTAAAACTAATCATTCTGGCGCGAAAAGCGATCCAAGCTCCGAACCAGCTTGTGATATCGAACAGTGTCTTGTACAGATAGAAGAGAGTCTTTTAAATATCGAGCAGAATTTACTTCACGTGCAAGACCTCGATATACCGGAATTGAGAAACCTATTGTACAAAAGTCCAAGTATCGAGAAGAGTCTATACGAGGTCCAGGATCTTCTGTACGCAGACGGTATTGTTCCTGTAATAAACAAGAGAAAATCTCTTGGGTCTGAAGACGAAGATGATGATGAAgaggaagatgaagaagaagaggaagaagaagaggaagaggttTGGATAGGTCATAATATAACGATGAAAGACGACAACGAAGACGACGATGCTGGTGCTGGTGCCTTCGACGCTTCCAACGAAGAGTCATCTGACACCACTAATATAGAAGAAAACAATCAATCAGGATCAGTAGATGATCGTTCCAACACCGACTGTATAGACGGTTCTACGATTTTCCGTGAAGAAACCGCCGATCCCAATTGCAACCATGAAAAAGCCATAAACTTCATTCCAAACAGTCTTAACAAAACTTTGCCTCGAAGAATCGTTCTCGAAGGAGCCAAGGAGAATATCAGACTCTGTTCGTCAGAACCCGAAGAACCGATAACAATCGACTACAATCTGAACACCACGTGTGCTGAGAAGAAACTATTCTGCCGCGACAAGTGTCACAGTAGGACAAACTCTCTGGATGAAAATTCGACGTTTTCGAATTTGGATTCTACCGACAAACGTGATACTGGTAAAAGCTCTTTGCAAAATTTGCTATTCGAATCGACGAATGGGAATTTTCCGGATCTTACCGGGAAAGCGAGGTCGGAGGAAATGTTGCAAACACCGCAAAATAAATCTATTATGACAAATAAGAAAAGATTGAACGAGAAACGTTGGACTATCATAGACGCGAAAACGGAAGATTTTCGCAGGAAAATCGAATCTATTTCTTCTAATCGATGTTTCGCGATGTCGAACGTGAATGAGCAGAAAAGGGCGAAGATTTCGAAAGAAATTACGGTAAATACCCCGCGTCCACGAGAAAAATCACCAAATAGAACGAAGCGTACCTCAGTCTCCGTAGAAAAGATgcaggagaaagagaaagagtccGGTGGCGGTAAAAGTTCCgacaagagaaagagaaagaagatatCGAGCAGAAGTCAAAGTTCCTCGGAGAACGCATTAGTGCCTAGCAAACTGATCTCTCTTTCACTGTCTCTTCTCCTCGCTGCTCTGTTACAAGCAGTCAGGTGTCTGACGGATCTGGTCGAAGACGCGTTCAGGTCCGTCAGCTACGACAGAAGCGGTCTACTGCAATAA